In one window of Campylobacter hepaticus DNA:
- a CDS encoding RNB domain-containing ribonuclease, with translation MKEFLNSLNYGINVSNINNDFKQILRELLVHNIIKEHKNKYYLNNGFTFGRLDISSKGTGFLKSFDENFKKDLLIENKYLKGANYKDIIAVKLLPLKKKRPSAKVVLIIKRANETSLVITKKYGQAILGMNIKTGLSTALKASQKSLKNLPLGTILKIENENNNIIEVLGHIDDEKVDEKISLALFNKNNDFNDICIKESLANGDTVDANMYKNRTDLRSLPFCTIDPIHAKDFDDAIYFDIKKREIYVAIADVSEYVYAYSAIDKEARNRGFSIYFPHIAIPMLPRPLSENICSLKPNLDRLVYCFKITLNHKYKVVKEELFEGIINSKRRFNYDEVDEILINKPDLKELSWLYKLFEVTQILRKNRLKNAFEFQTEELRMTLDKNLHLKSTVFEKDTPSHNLIEDCMLLANKAAAKLIDIGIFRNHLSADTKKIDKLLSALRELGIDAHFKGNFLELIRNIQNLADELNLRSEVDKLIIKAQKKAEYSSINAGHFGLGFKKYSHFTSPIRRYSDLILHRLLKAKQKNDEKLFNYLLLNIENTCQNLNILEREADKVAFDFMDRKFARWAAKNIGKTFKALIIQNDGICIAKLEDEIQGADLILYDTKVNLLERVEVQIIQADIVMAKIYGKITQKLNKKEENV, from the coding sequence AGAACTTTTAGTTCATAACATTATCAAAGAACACAAAAATAAATATTATCTTAATAATGGTTTTACCTTTGGAAGACTTGATATTTCATCTAAAGGAACAGGATTTTTAAAAAGCTTTGATGAGAATTTTAAAAAAGATCTTTTAATAGAAAATAAATATTTAAAAGGAGCAAATTATAAAGATATTATTGCGGTAAAACTACTACCTTTAAAGAAAAAACGTCCTAGCGCTAAAGTGGTTTTAATTATAAAAAGAGCTAATGAAACCTCTTTAGTAATTACTAAAAAATATGGTCAAGCTATACTTGGAATGAATATAAAAACAGGTTTAAGTACTGCTTTAAAAGCCTCTCAAAAATCTTTAAAAAATTTGCCTCTAGGGACAATTTTAAAAATAGAAAATGAAAATAATAATATTATAGAAGTTTTAGGACATATAGATGATGAAAAAGTAGATGAAAAAATTTCTTTAGCACTTTTTAATAAAAATAATGATTTTAATGATATTTGTATCAAAGAATCTCTAGCTAATGGTGATACTGTAGATGCTAATATGTATAAAAATCGCACAGATTTAAGATCTTTGCCTTTTTGCACCATAGATCCTATTCATGCAAAAGACTTTGATGATGCAATTTATTTTGATATAAAAAAACGTGAGATTTATGTAGCTATTGCTGATGTAAGCGAATATGTTTATGCTTATAGTGCTATTGACAAAGAAGCAAGAAATCGCGGATTTTCAATATATTTTCCTCATATTGCCATACCCATGCTTCCACGTCCTTTAAGCGAAAACATTTGCTCTTTAAAACCTAATTTAGATCGCCTAGTTTACTGTTTTAAAATTACTTTAAATCATAAATATAAAGTTGTAAAAGAAGAGCTTTTTGAAGGTATTATCAACTCAAAACGCCGTTTTAATTATGATGAAGTAGATGAAATTTTAATAAATAAACCTGATTTAAAAGAATTATCTTGGCTTTATAAACTCTTTGAGGTCACTCAAATTTTACGCAAAAACCGTCTTAAAAATGCTTTTGAATTTCAAACTGAAGAACTTAGAATGACCTTAGATAAAAATTTACATCTTAAAAGTACTGTTTTTGAAAAAGATACTCCATCGCATAATTTAATAGAAGATTGTATGCTTTTAGCCAATAAAGCAGCTGCAAAACTCATAGATATAGGCATTTTTAGAAATCATTTAAGCGCAGATACAAAAAAAATTGATAAACTTTTAAGCGCTTTACGTGAACTTGGAATTGATGCTCATTTTAAAGGTAATTTTTTAGAACTCATACGTAATATACAAAATTTAGCCGATGAACTTAATTTAAGATCAGAAGTCGATAAACTTATTATTAAAGCACAAAAAAAAGCTGAGTATTCTAGTATTAATGCGGGACATTTTGGTTTAGGTTTTAAAAAATATTCTCATTTTACAAGCCCTATACGCAGATATTCTGATCTTATTTTGCACAGACTTTTAAAAGCCAAACAAAAAAACGATGAAAAATTATTTAATTATTTACTTTTAAATATAGAAAATACTTGTCAAAATCTTAACATACTTGAAAGAGAAGCTGATAAAGTAGCATTTGATTTTATGGATAGAAAATTTGCCAGATGGGCAGCTAAAAATATAGGAAAAACATTCAAGGCCTTAATCATACAAAATGATGGAATTTGCATAGCTAAGCTCGAAGACGAAATTCAAGGAGCTGATCTTATTCTTTATGATACAAAAGTAAATTTACTAGAAAGAGTTGAAGTGCAAATTATACAAGCAGATATTGTAATGGCTAAAATTTATGGAAAAATCACCCAAAAATTAAACAAAAAGGAAGAAAATGTATAG
- a CDS encoding DNA polymerase III subunit delta yields MYRKDLQNLLTKNSISNFFFLYGSDNFQIELYSEFIKEKYQADEILKLFFEEYNFTIANDFLSSASLFSEKKLLEIKISKKIPIKDLKILVDLCQKNLNHFFILEFYDENSKQNDIEKIFSPHFVRFFKANGAKEGIELLSIKAKQLKIEITHNALFTLFTNFDENLYLAASELNKFYGLKVDETTIKQYCYSLNLGNFESFFEKILKKQDFQGELEKILDHFNEIALINSLYNAFYRLFKIALYVKINGKIDFKELLGYTPPPQVGQNLSSQAFSLKIEQYKEIFTLLLQSEYELKSNSKIIKKEFLISSLLKLARIIKSIK; encoded by the coding sequence ATGTATAGAAAAGATCTTCAAAACCTACTTACTAAAAATTCTATTTCTAACTTTTTTTTCCTTTATGGATCAGATAATTTCCAAATTGAACTTTATAGTGAGTTCATTAAAGAAAAATATCAAGCTGATGAAATTTTAAAACTGTTTTTTGAAGAATATAATTTTACTATAGCAAATGATTTTTTATCTTCTGCTTCTTTATTTAGTGAAAAAAAACTACTAGAAATTAAAATTTCTAAAAAAATACCTATAAAAGATCTTAAAATTTTAGTTGATCTTTGCCAAAAAAACCTAAATCATTTTTTTATTTTGGAATTTTATGATGAAAATTCTAAACAAAACGATATAGAAAAAATTTTCTCTCCTCATTTTGTACGCTTTTTTAAAGCCAATGGAGCAAAAGAAGGAATAGAACTTTTAAGTATTAAAGCTAAGCAACTAAAAATAGAAATTACTCACAATGCTTTATTTACTTTATTTACAAATTTTGATGAAAATTTATACCTTGCAGCCAGCGAACTTAATAAATTTTATGGTTTAAAAGTAGATGAAACAACTATAAAACAATATTGTTATAGCTTAAATTTAGGAAATTTTGAAAGCTTTTTTGAAAAAATTTTAAAAAAACAAGACTTTCAAGGTGAACTTGAAAAAATTTTAGATCATTTCAATGAAATTGCTTTAATTAATTCTTTATATAATGCTTTTTATCGCTTATTTAAAATCGCACTTTATGTTAAAATCAATGGAAAAATAGACTTTAAAGAACTTTTAGGTTATACACCTCCACCCCAAGTAGGACAAAACTTAAGCTCGCAAGCTTTCAGTTTAAAAATTGAACAATATAAAGAAATTTTCACCCTTTTACTTCAAAGTGAATATGAACTTAAAAGTAATTCTAAAATTATAAAAAAAGAATTTTTAATTTCTAGTCTACTTAAACTCGCAAGAATCATCAAATCAATAAAATAA
- a CDS encoding hydrogenase maturation nickel metallochaperone HypA has protein sequence MHELSIVESLIELCEEQALANQAKKVQEIYVKIGRLSGIEGDLFKRCFETFKENSSYCKDALLFMELAPLEITCLVCHKVSVLKENIFKCSHCNALDYKITQGEDLHLMRLVME, from the coding sequence ATGCATGAATTAAGTATTGTAGAATCTTTAATAGAACTTTGCGAAGAACAAGCTTTAGCTAATCAAGCTAAAAAAGTACAAGAAATTTATGTTAAAATAGGACGTTTAAGTGGTATAGAAGGAGATCTTTTTAAACGTTGTTTTGAAACTTTTAAAGAAAATTCGTCTTATTGTAAAGATGCTTTGCTTTTTATGGAGCTTGCCCCGCTTGAAATTACATGTTTGGTATGTCATAAAGTGAGTGTTTTAAAAGAAAATATTTTTAAATGTTCACATTGTAATGCTTTAGATTATAAAATCACTCAAGGTGAAGATTTGCATCTTATGCGACTGGTAATGGAATAA
- the hypE gene encoding hydrogenase expression/formation protein HypE, with protein MKNISLAHGGGGEESNELLTKFFKIFDNKILNEANDAAILGNLALSTDSFVLNPIFLDDEINIGKLCVCGSVNDVLMVGAKPKYLSLSLILEEGFEIDKLEIILKSIKKECEECELTLVCGDTKVVPKGKGDEIYINTTVLGEIISKKETKNIHAGCSILISGDIGRHGASVLIKRNDLQADVKSDCKALNKEVLELLEKNIKVVAMRDATRGGLSAVLNEWAKQSGYDLLVFEEKIIVQDEVMGLCELFGYEAFELANEGTFILCVEQEDEKEALEILKKYNQNANIIGRVLEEKKAQVILENSYGAKRFLESPKGELLPRIC; from the coding sequence ATGAAAAATATTTCTTTGGCACATGGAGGCGGTGGAGAAGAAAGTAATGAACTTTTAACAAAATTTTTTAAAATATTTGATAATAAAATTTTAAATGAGGCTAATGATGCAGCTATTTTAGGAAATTTAGCTTTAAGCACAGATTCTTTTGTTTTAAATCCTATTTTTTTAGATGATGAAATAAATATAGGAAAACTTTGTGTTTGTGGGTCTGTAAATGATGTTTTAATGGTGGGAGCAAAGCCAAAATATTTAAGTTTGAGTCTTATTCTAGAAGAAGGTTTTGAAATAGACAAACTTGAAATTATTTTAAAAAGTATTAAAAAAGAGTGTGAAGAATGCGAACTTACTCTTGTTTGTGGTGATACTAAAGTGGTGCCAAAAGGCAAGGGTGATGAAATTTATATTAATACTACAGTTTTAGGAGAAATCATTTCTAAAAAAGAAACTAAAAATATTCATGCAGGATGCAGTATACTTATTTCAGGCGATATAGGTAGACATGGGGCTAGTGTTTTGATTAAAAGAAATGATTTGCAAGCAGATGTGAAAAGTGATTGTAAGGCTTTAAATAAAGAAGTTTTGGAGCTTTTGGAAAAAAATATTAAAGTAGTAGCTATGCGTGATGCTACACGTGGGGGTTTGAGTGCAGTTTTAAATGAATGGGCAAAACAAAGCGGGTATGATTTATTAGTTTTTGAAGAAAAAATTATCGTACAAGATGAGGTTATGGGACTTTGCGAACTTTTTGGCTATGAAGCATTTGAACTTGCAAATGAAGGAACTTTCATACTTTGTGTTGAACAAGAAGATGAAAAAGAGGCTTTAGAAATTTTAAAAAAATACAATCAAAATGCAAATATTATAGGTAGGGTTTTAGAAGAAAAAAAAGCACAAGTAATCTTAGAAAACTCTTATGGGGCTAAGCGTTTTTTAGAATCTCCTAAGGGTGAACTTTTGCCAAGAATTTGCTAA
- the hypD gene encoding hydrogenase formation protein HypD, producing the protein MNFIDEFRNKDSILALKKLIVKELKTPINIMEICGGHTHNIMKYGLTSILPKTINFIHGPGCPVCVMPRNRIDVAIKLASMKNTIFCTLGDLLRVRGSDFSLLDLRAKGADIRALYSPLEVLKIAKENSNKIIIFFAIGFETTTPMSALLLKKLIEEKIKNVFFHINHVTVPAPLIAIMSDKNVRIDAFLGPSHVSVITGYKLYEPLVEQFKVPIAVSGFEPVDILESILNIVRQVNEGSFKVYNQYKRAVSQEGNVKAQDLIKEYFQICDFEFRGLGLIKEGGLKLKEEFSAYDASKQFDCSVQSKSESKACICSQILRGLAKPYDCKVFGKACTPKNPIGSCMVSSEGACAAYYKYSKVGV; encoded by the coding sequence ATGAATTTTATCGACGAATTCAGAAATAAAGATAGTATTTTAGCTTTAAAAAAACTTATAGTTAAAGAACTTAAAACTCCTATTAATATTATGGAAATTTGTGGAGGCCATACTCACAATATTATGAAATATGGTTTAACCTCGATTTTGCCAAAAACGATTAATTTTATTCATGGTCCAGGTTGTCCTGTTTGTGTTATGCCACGAAATCGCATTGATGTTGCCATTAAACTTGCTTCTATGAAAAATACCATTTTTTGTACTTTAGGAGATCTTTTAAGAGTAAGAGGAAGTGATTTTTCTTTACTTGATTTAAGAGCAAAAGGAGCTGATATTAGAGCGCTTTATTCTCCTCTTGAAGTATTAAAAATTGCTAAAGAAAATTCAAATAAAATTATTATTTTTTTTGCTATAGGTTTTGAAACAACAACTCCTATGAGTGCTTTGCTTCTTAAAAAACTTATAGAAGAAAAAATAAAAAACGTATTTTTTCATATTAATCATGTTACTGTTCCAGCCCCACTTATAGCAATTATGAGTGATAAAAATGTAAGAATTGATGCTTTTTTAGGTCCTTCTCATGTGAGTGTAATTACAGGTTATAAGCTTTATGAACCTTTGGTTGAACAATTTAAAGTTCCTATAGCTGTTAGTGGTTTTGAGCCAGTTGATATTTTAGAGAGTATATTAAATATAGTAAGACAGGTTAATGAAGGAAGTTTTAAAGTTTATAATCAATATAAAAGAGCAGTCAGTCAAGAAGGCAATGTAAAAGCTCAAGATTTAATTAAAGAATATTTTCAAATTTGTGATTTTGAATTTCGTGGTTTAGGGCTTATTAAAGAGGGTGGTTTGAAATTAAAGGAAGAATTTAGTGCTTATGATGCAAGTAAACAATTTGATTGTAGTGTGCAAAGTAAAAGTGAAAGTAAAGCTTGTATTTGTAGTCAAATTTTAAGAGGTTTGGCTAAGCCTTATGATTGTAAAGTTTTTGGTAAGGCTTGTACTCCAAAAAATCCTATAGGAAGCTGTATGGTTTCAAGTGAAGGAGCTTGTGCAGCATATTATAAATATTCAAAGGTTGGTGTATGA
- a CDS encoding HypC/HybG/HupF family hydrogenase formation chaperone, with translation MCLSIPSEILEIDEFNNALVQTLGVRRKVNLDLIDESLQKGDYVLIHVGVAMEKIDKEAALESIKTYEEIVEKMNNEEIKSDEGDLGLNEFYRRIQK, from the coding sequence ATGTGTTTATCTATTCCATCTGAAATTTTAGAAATTGACGAGTTTAATAATGCTTTAGTGCAAACTTTAGGAGTAAGAAGAAAAGTGAATTTAGACTTGATTGATGAATCTTTGCAAAAGGGTGATTATGTTTTAATTCATGTTGGTGTTGCTATGGAGAAAATCGATAAAGAAGCTGCTTTAGAAAGCATAAAAACTTATGAAGAAATCGTAGAAAAAATGAATAATGAAGAAATAAAAAGTGATGAAGGAGATTTAGGTTTAAATGAATTTTATCGACGAATTCAGAAATAA